A genomic region of Acidobacteriota bacterium contains the following coding sequences:
- a CDS encoding class I SAM-dependent methyltransferase: protein MTGVRDQGPGVSDARRTDGIADRAWGRGRGVAGFIGERELRALVMLACGAALAVGADDPAVMLEIGSFKGKSAVALATVAQELGLPPLVSVDPHTAPAATDPGLAEGSSYEAFLGAIERAGVREWVEVHRETSAEAARSWARPIRLLWIDGDHTWEGARADFDAFAPFLVPGGIVAVHDTLHFFEGPIRVFAERMLSDDRFGPAGFFHSIAWAQYRPGDGVNWQAERTKLKRSAERLLRRVTPPQANRGLNKLRYKLAVARTPHAIPEAAQWLRANAAGSQSSGLGR, encoded by the coding sequence GTGACAGGGGTCAGGGATCAGGGGCCAGGGGTCAGCGATGCGCGGCGGACCGATGGCATTGCGGACCGCGCGTGGGGTCGAGGGCGCGGGGTCGCCGGGTTCATTGGGGAGCGGGAACTCAGGGCGCTGGTCATGCTGGCGTGTGGAGCGGCGTTGGCGGTGGGCGCAGATGATCCTGCGGTGATGCTGGAAATTGGAAGCTTCAAGGGGAAATCGGCAGTGGCACTGGCGACCGTGGCGCAGGAGTTGGGCTTGCCGCCGTTGGTCAGTGTCGACCCGCATACCGCGCCTGCGGCGACCGACCCGGGGTTGGCGGAGGGGTCGTCGTACGAGGCGTTCTTGGGGGCGATCGAGCGCGCGGGCGTGAGGGAGTGGGTCGAGGTGCATCGGGAGACGTCGGCGGAAGCGGCAAGGAGCTGGGCGCGGCCGATCCGGCTGCTGTGGATTGATGGCGACCATACCTGGGAGGGAGCGCGCGCTGATTTCGATGCCTTTGCACCTTTTCTAGTACCCGGCGGCATCGTCGCGGTGCATGACACGCTGCATTTTTTTGAAGGACCCATCCGCGTCTTTGCCGAGCGCATGCTGAGTGACGACCGCTTCGGACCGGCGGGCTTTTTTCACTCGATTGCCTGGGCACAATATCGTCCTGGTGACGGGGTGAACTGGCAGGCGGAGCGGACGAAATTGAAGCGGAGCGCGGAGCGTTTGCTGCGGCGGGTAACGCCGCCGCAAGCGAATCGCGGCCTGAATAAACTGCGCTACAAACTGGCGGTGGCGCGGACGCCGCACGCGATTCCGGAAGCAGCACAGTGGCTAAGGGCTAATGCGGCAGGGTCGCAGTCCAGTGGGTTAGGACGGTGA